In Amycolatopsis sp. FBCC-B4732, the genomic stretch GCCTGGATCTGCGGCTTCGACCAGTAGACGGGGTAGATCTGCGGCTGGCCGGAGGCGAGGCCGGCGAAGACGTCGTCGGCCGGGCCCTGGTAGGTGCCGCCGAAGTCGTTGTCCGCGAGGTAGGCGGCGAGCTCGGCGTCCCAGGTTTCGGCCGTTTCGCGCGCGAAGGTGCCCTTGACGACGGCGCAGCCGCGGCGCCGGATCGCGTCGGACGTCCGCCGCGGCACGGTTCCGTCGGCGATGTCGCGAAAACGGACCACGGGGAAGGCGTCCGGATCGGCGGCGACGGCGTCCACCTCCCGCCGCATCCAGTCCCGGACCCCGGCGAACGCGCCGGCGACGTCGCCGATCCGGGCGCGCAGCTCCTGCTTGGTCCGCGTGACGGCCTCGGCCATGTTCGCGGGCAGTTCGGTGGTGGTCATCGGCGTCCTCCGCTTTAAGTTAGGACTCCTTACTAGAATGTCCCCGCTACGGTAACCCCAGTTCCTTCCCCGCCACAAGAGGTGCGATGTCCGACCCCGACCGGCCGCTCCCGCGCCTGGCGATGCTGCGGGCCATGACCGACCGCGCGGTGCTCGACCAGGTCTTCGTCCACGGCCGGACCACGCGCGCCGAGCTCGCCGCGGCCACCGGGATCTCGAAGCCGACGATCTCCGAGTCGGTCCGGCGGCTGGAGACGGCGGGCGCGCTGCGGGCCACCGGCACCGACCAGACCGGCCGCCGCGGCCGGATCGCCACGTTCTACGAGCTGGCCGCGGACGCCGGGCGCGTCGTCGCCGCGGAGGTGAATCAGCAGGGCATCCGCACGGTGACGACCGATCTGACCGGGGCCGTCCTGGCCACCGAGCGGCACGCGCCGGACGGACGGCCGATCACCGACGCCGTCCGCGCGGCCGTCGCCACGGCGAGCGCCGCGGGAACCGGGCCGGTGCGGGCGACCGCGGTCTCGGTGGCCAACCCGGTGGACCCGGTCACGCACGAGGTGGTCGCGCTGCCGGGGTCGCCGTTCCCCGAGGGCAGGCTCCGGGCCGGGGAGGTCGGGGCCGACGTGCTGCTCGACAACGACGTCAACTTTTCGGCCCTTGCGGAACGTCGGGAGGGCGCCGCGCGGGAGGTCACGAGCTTCGTTTACGTCTACGTCGGTGCCGGGCTCGGCGTGAGTCTGTACGTCGGCGACCAGCTCGTCCGGGGCGCGCACGGGCTGGCGGGTGAGATCGGGTACCTGGACAGCTCGGGGTCGACGTTGGCTTCGGCGCTCGCTGACCAGGGGTTCGGCCGGCCGGACGCGCCTTCGCTGGACGTCGGCGAAATTTTGACCACGCTCGACCGGGCCGCCGGGGACGCCGTCGCCGCGGAACGGCTGCGGCTGCTCGGCGCGACGCTCGGGCGGGCCGTGGCCGCGATCTGCACCATCGTCGACCCGGACCTCGTGCTGCTGGGCGGACCGGCCGGGAGCCGGGCGGACCTCGTTGCCGAAATCCGGCGAACGGTCAGTTCGATGACGCCCGGCCCGGTCCGGGTCGAGGCCGGCGAGGTGACCGACTCGGCGGCGCTGCGCGGGGCGCTCTTGTCGGCGCTCGACCACGGGCGCGACGGGCTGCTCCGGGCGGTTGCCGAAAGTTGACCACGGGCCTGAGCAGGGTCGCCTCCGGGATGAAAGCGCTGGTCAGCGACGTCGTCGAAAATCGACGAGGGTCCGGCGTGGCTCAGGCCGAGCCAGCCTCGATCACCGCCTTCGCGCACTTCGCGATCACGGCCGGGTCCACCTTCACCACCCGGCGGTCGTACGTCAGGAGGCCGTTGACCTCGTTCTCGACATCGGTCGTTTGGGTGTACACGGCACCGGACAGCCCGCGCTCCGCCACCACGCGCTCGAGAGCCGCACTCACCTCCGCGTAGCGCTCGGTGAGCCGCTCGCGCGTCGGCGTCATTTCGTACGCGTTCGGTGCGCCCGGCCAGCGGTGGTCGTCGAGGACCAGGCCGAGGCCGCCGTACTCACCGTCGACGATCGCGCGGGCGTCTTGGACCGTGGGAGCACCCGGGCCGACGTACGTGTGGTCGTCGTAGACGTCACCCGCGCCGGTGTCCGGGCGGGAGAAGCAGCAGTTGACGCCGCTGTTCGCGATCACCAGCCGGGTCGGGTCGGGGGATTTGACCAGTTCCGCGACACGGGCCGTGTCGAACTCGCCCCAGCCCTCGTTGAAGGGCACCCAGCCGACGATCGACGGGACCGCCTTCAGCTGGGTGATCATTTTGATCAGTTCAGCCTCGAACCGCTCGCGCGCCAGCGGGACCGGGTCGGGCGCGATCCCGGGTGGGCCGTCGAAGGACACCGTCAAGGACGGCATGTCCTGCCAGACGACCAAGCCCAGCGTGTCGGCCCAGAAGTACCAGCGGGCCGGCTCCACCTTGACGTGCTTGCGGACGAAGGTGAAGCCCAGTTCCTTCGTCTTCTCGAGGTCGAAGCGGAGGGCTTCGTCGGTGGGCGCGGTGGAGATGCCGTCCGGCCAATAGCCCTGGTCGAGCGGTCCGTGCAAAAAAGTGACACGGCCGTTGAGGGCGATCCGCGGGCGGCCTTGCTCGTCCGGGACCAGGCCGATCGTCCGCAGGCCCGCGTAGCCGCCGACCTCGTCGAGGAGGGCGCCCTGCCGGTCCTGGAGCTCGACGCGCAGGTCGTAGAGGTGCGGGTCGTCGGGGGCCCAGAGGCGCGGTGAGGGGACGTCCACGCGGACCGACGTACCGGCCGGGCCTGATGCGCGTGCCACCTCCGTGCCGTTTGCCGAAAGAACGACAACGACCTCGGCGCCGCCGGTGACCTGGGGGAACACCGTCACTCCGGTCAGGTCCGGGGTCAGGTCGAGCCGGTCGACGCGGTGCGTGGGGACCGGCTCCAGCCAGACCGTTTGCCAGATTCCGGACGACGCCGTGTAGCAGATGCCGCCGGGGGTGTTGCGCTGCTTGCCGACCGGGAAGGGCTCGATGTCGGTGCGATCTTCAGCGCGCACAGTCAGCTCCTGCGGGCCCGACGCGCGCAGGACGTCGGTGATGTCCGCACTGAACGCCGTGTAGCCGCCTTCGTGCGTCGCGACGAGCTGGTTGTTGACCCACACCTTCGCCGTCTGGTCGACCGCGCCGAAGTGCAGGAGGACCCGCGACCCCGTCCAGTCGGGCGGGACCTCGAAGAGCCGGCGGTACCAGAGGACTTCGTCACGTCGTCCGATTCCGGACAACGCCGACTCCGGCGGGAACGGCACCAGGATCCGCTCCGCATAACCCGACGGCCGTGGTTCGTCCGGCGACGAAGGCCAGCCCGCGTACTCCCAGACGCCGTTGAGGTTCAGCCAGCGGGGCCGGGTCAGCTGGGGACGCGGGTACTCGGGCAGCGCGTTGCCCGGAGCGACCTCGCCGCTCCAGGGAGTCGGCAGGGGCGGGTCGAGCCGGCGCCAGCCGGGGTCCTCGGGAGAAGTCATCCCGGCCGATGGTGGCAGAGTTCGGCGGGCTCGCCAGTGATCGGGATCACATGTGAACACTTCGCCAGCACGGGCGCGCCGGGCGTCCTGACTCGCGAGTAACCTCTGCGCATGCGTGTGCTGATGCTGTCGTGGGAGTACCCGCCAGTGGCCATCGGAGGCCTGGCCCGGCACGTGCACGCGCTCGCCACCCACCTGGTGCGCCAGGGCCACGAGGTCGTCGTGCTCTGCCGGCACGCCGCCGGCACCGATGCCGG encodes the following:
- a CDS encoding glycoside hydrolase family 2 protein, which codes for MTSPEDPGWRRLDPPLPTPWSGEVAPGNALPEYPRPQLTRPRWLNLNGVWEYAGWPSSPDEPRPSGYAERILVPFPPESALSGIGRRDEVLWYRRLFEVPPDWTGSRVLLHFGAVDQTAKVWVNNQLVATHEGGYTAFSADITDVLRASGPQELTVRAEDRTDIEPFPVGKQRNTPGGICYTASSGIWQTVWLEPVPTHRVDRLDLTPDLTGVTVFPQVTGGAEVVVVLSANGTEVARASGPAGTSVRVDVPSPRLWAPDDPHLYDLRVELQDRQGALLDEVGGYAGLRTIGLVPDEQGRPRIALNGRVTFLHGPLDQGYWPDGISTAPTDEALRFDLEKTKELGFTFVRKHVKVEPARWYFWADTLGLVVWQDMPSLTVSFDGPPGIAPDPVPLARERFEAELIKMITQLKAVPSIVGWVPFNEGWGEFDTARVAELVKSPDPTRLVIANSGVNCCFSRPDTGAGDVYDDHTYVGPGAPTVQDARAIVDGEYGGLGLVLDDHRWPGAPNAYEMTPTRERLTERYAEVSAALERVVAERGLSGAVYTQTTDVENEVNGLLTYDRRVVKVDPAVIAKCAKAVIEAGSA
- a CDS encoding ROK family transcriptional regulator, whose protein sequence is MSDPDRPLPRLAMLRAMTDRAVLDQVFVHGRTTRAELAAATGISKPTISESVRRLETAGALRATGTDQTGRRGRIATFYELAADAGRVVAAEVNQQGIRTVTTDLTGAVLATERHAPDGRPITDAVRAAVATASAAGTGPVRATAVSVANPVDPVTHEVVALPGSPFPEGRLRAGEVGADVLLDNDVNFSALAERREGAAREVTSFVYVYVGAGLGVSLYVGDQLVRGAHGLAGEIGYLDSSGSTLASALADQGFGRPDAPSLDVGEILTTLDRAAGDAVAAERLRLLGATLGRAVAAICTIVDPDLVLLGGPAGSRADLVAEIRRTVSSMTPGPVRVEAGEVTDSAALRGALLSALDHGRDGLLRAVAES